In the genome of Nymphaea colorata isolate Beijing-Zhang1983 chromosome 9, ASM883128v2, whole genome shotgun sequence, one region contains:
- the LOC116260184 gene encoding protein REDUCED CHLOROPLAST COVERAGE 1-like: MHVKQDYDENSAVAHVRRLLDIVACTTCFGPSSSATNAARSKADPKKEPSPPPKDGAAANGTGGGGGGTAEKRTITTTATTTTKDGGGSGFTTTNVNSSSTDSSSAGAKDVTEGEGEMSGALPRLAQFYEFFSLSHLTPPLQFIRRSTRQSDDETRSDGDLFSLEVKNHLLLRSKDC, encoded by the exons ATGCATGTGAagc AGGATTACGACGAGAACTCGGCGGTGGCGCATGTGAGGAGGCTGCTGGACATTGTTGCCTGCACCACTTGCTTCGGCCCTTCTTCCTCCGCGACCAACGCCGCCAGATCCAAGGCCGACCCCAAGAAGGAGCCATCACCACCACCTAAAGATGGCGCAGCAGCCAACGGTACAGGTGGGGGTGGTGGAGGCACAGCAGAGAAGCGCACCAttaccaccaccgccaccaccacgaCGAAGGACGGCGGAGGCAGCGGCTTCACCACCACCAACGTCAATAGCAGCTCGACAGACTCTTCGTCGGCCGGCGCGAAGGACGTGacggagggggagggagagatgAGCGGCGCCCTCCCCCGACTCGCTCAATTTTATGaattcttctccctctcccacctCACGCCTCCTCTGCAAT TCATACGGAGGTCTACCAGGCAAAGTGATGATGAAACTCGCTCCGATGGGGATCTCTTCTCTCTTGAAGTAAAAAATCATCTCTTACTGCGTTCAAAGGattgctga
- the LOC116260185 gene encoding protein REDUCED CHLOROPLAST COVERAGE 2-like — protein sequence MEGPNPFRKRDVISLIPVHKQVACSSADGRTLLESSKTALDKGKLEDAVNHGTKALAKLVAVCGPYHRMTAGAYSLLAVVLHHTGDFNQAAIYQQKALDINERELGLDHPDTMKSYGDLAVFYYRLQHTEVALKYG from the exons ATGGAAGGTCCAAACCCCTTCAGGAAAAGAGATGTTATTAGCTTGATACCAGTGCATAAG CAAGTTGCTTGCTCATCTGCAGACGGCCGGACCCTTCTGGAGTCCTCAAAAACAGCTCTTGATAAGGGAAAACTTGAAGATGCTGTTAATCATGGAACAAAG GCCTTGGCAAAGCTTGTAGCAGTATGTGGTCCTTACCATCGGATGACCGCTGGAGCCTACAGTCTTCTAGCAGTGGTTCTACATCATACTGGTGACTTTAATCAG GCAGCCATATATCAACAAAAAGCTCTGGATATTAATGAGAGGGAGCTTGGCCTTGACCATCCAGATACCATGAAGAGTTACGGAGACCTTGCAGTTTTCTATTATCGGTTACAACACACAGAAGTGGCACTGAAGTATGGATGA